gCCATAAATGGGATATTATCACAAATAAAATTAGCTCATTCATGTTCAGTTAAGTAAGCATTGGACTTTTTCACAGATTCGCATATTAGCCTTTATATTTATCACTGTCttaaattattgaaaaaaatactctGTGGTGGAATCATGAACACTAAATTGGCCATGCATGATAGTTCATCCGTTATATATAAGTAAATAATTTAGTTTGTCGCTTACGGCACTGGCAATGGTACTAAGGGCATTGGTGTTACAAATATCTATAGCTAAGCTGTCTTGGTCAGTTCTAAAAATTCACGTAATACCTCGTAGTGGTGCCAACTTATTCTCGTCTTTTTGACGTAACGCTTTTGCGCTTCTTCGGAATAACGCATGTAATGAGGTCGCACGTTCTCTTCATTATTGAACTCGGGCATAAATCCGTCATGACAAATCTAAACGAGAAACAACGGTCTAAAGTTCGTTGGGAAAATAATGGATAAAATAAAAAGAGGCAtaccatttcgaaatcgagtACTTCAGTGGGAGGGATTTCGGCTTGCGTTCGTACTTCGTTATTGCTAGGAGATGCCACCACCTGAGAAACAGATTATGAAGACAATATCAAACATATGAACGACAGTTTTGTATTAATGAAAACTTTGCACCTTAgggaaaaagtcattttcagcCCGAAGTTCGACTAAGTGTAATTGTTTCTCATCGGCCAAAGTTTGATGAGACCGCTGTCGGAGCAAGCCCAAAAAGAACGCCTTTATAATATGGTTGTAGTTATCAGCTCCTTCAACCACAGCTTCTATATCTCGTATCCCAATGACATCACAAGCGGATTTGATGGTGCGATGTGCTTTGATGCCATATCCGGCTGGCTTTTGGCGTACAAAGATCCTGGTGTTTCCAAATTGCGTGAAGAAGTTGTGATATACTGGATtatgaaaaagacaattgaaaaataatgcaaaattgcaaaatattcaGCAACAAGGTAACTGGAAGTTTGGAGAAAGTCCTTACCCGTTCGATCCTCGTAAAGATCAAATACACATAGGCGCAGTCCTGCACGATTGACTGCGTTTTGGAAGGCCTTGAATCCTCGACCCGTGGGACAATGAATCAATGTAAACCCGGCCACACCCTTGCCATTCCCCGTCAGCATGAGCTGGCTAACTTTTCGCACACGACCAAATCGGCCCGTCATGCCCACGAGCATCTTATATTCGATCAACACGCTTTTGAAGTCGTCAAACGTCACTAAGGTAATATACGAATAAGAGTCCGGCTGATTTAATTAGGAATTAAACTTACGAAATGAACTGGCTGATTTGGGAGGCCCGAAAATTTTGCCTTGGGGATTTGAACCGGACCAACCGCGTTCTAAAGGGCTCATTTTCCGTCCACCCATTCCACGACGGGCCGATAAACGCAAGCGAGTGGCTTGCAATTCGCTTTGATATGCTCTGAAAAGATGTACGGTTATTCGATCAATCGGTGGACGAACAACAATCACATCCCTTCCTGCTCTCCCTGCTCTCCCTGCTCTCCCTGCTCTCCCTGCTCTCCAAGGCAAAGATTGAGATATGCCTTACTCAAGTTCGGTGGAAGGCAAGGACTGGATGCGGGTACGGCCAGTGTTGGTCAAGGCGTTGCGTGTGAGACCGGGCCAGGAAATCTGGGCCGGACCGAATCCCATCTTCTGCCCAATATTCAGGTTCTTCATGCGAACCAAACCTTTGGCTCGCCCTCGTTTGCGACCTTGAGCACTCACACTCGTGCTCGACTTCCATAAATCCTGAGCTTCCACTGCAAAACATGTCTTCATCTTTTAAGGTGCGAGACATACGAATAACATTAGCAATCGACGAAAAGTTCTGACAAGTTCATAACGCAAATTTTCTGCTATACTACTCCTCGGCACGCAAAGAAACAAACGTACCGAATCCATGAAATACTGAAAAGTGTATGGGGATGCTGAGGTCGAGAGTTCATacaatttcagctcaatcaaacaacggcttcaaaagcaatgatgTCCGCCCAAGCTCACTTACCGGCTAACCCTACGCTGATTGAAGGAGATAGTCCTTATAAAGAACCAAAATACATGTCTGCTTGATCTCTGCTcggaccatagaaaaccataaccatatatgaagttatctatggctCGGACGTTCAGCTACGAATTGCTAATGTTTGAGCCGCTATAAAGCcactcaattttctttgattagaTATTTTATTTAAATAGCAAGAACTGCCATAccaaatttttcaatgatcCTGGCTTCCGTTGACGAGTAACAGACAGTGAAATTTGGTACAGTGAAATCTCGTATAAAGAATTTCGCTTATAAGAACAATCCTGATAAACAGCACCACTTTCAACTAAGTGGagtttttgctttaaaaaattaCTTCGGTTATAAGAACCAATCCAAGATGCAGAATCCGGATGTTgtaaatcattttggaaaaatgtaTAACATCTTTCGAATTAGAGGGCAATGTGGGTAATGAATTCGATGTAATTAGACACAATATGATGACTCTCGACCTAGGTAGCAATCCTAAATAGATAAATAGATGGATTCATTTAAAAACGTCTAATCGTctgtttttttggatttgagcCCTCAACCATCTATGTTAGCCCATCTAGGCCCTATGGCCCTATGGCCCTATGGCCGAGCCCATCGATCGCACCTTGAGCGTAAAAACCCGAGCGGGCCCAAGATGGGCCGGTGAAGAGAGAGGCCGAAGCCATTATGGCCGCTAGTCCACCGG
This Tigriopus californicus strain San Diego chromosome 7, Tcal_SD_v2.1, whole genome shotgun sequence DNA region includes the following protein-coding sequences:
- the LOC131883277 gene encoding small ribosomal subunit protein uS5m-like codes for the protein MLWSLLCRNRGLVSRSNAPFTCGHGPRLRFDDLGWIRPEAGGLAAIMASASLFTGPSWARSGFYAQVEAQDLWKSSTSVSAQGRKRGRAKGLVRMKNLNIGQKMGFGPAQISWPGLTRNALTNTGRTRIQSLPSTELEAYQSELQATRLRLSARRGMGGRKMSPLERGWSGSNPQGKIFGPPKSASSFLTFDDFKSVLIEYKMLVGMTGRFGRVRKVSQLMLTGNGKGVAGFTLIHCPTGRGFKAFQNAVNRAGLRLCVFDLYEDRTVYHNFFTQFGNTRIFVRQKPAGYGIKAHRTIKSACDVIGIRDIEAVVEGADNYNHIIKAFFLGLLRQRSHQTLADEKQLHLVELRAENDFFPKVVASPSNNEVRTQAEIPPTEVLDFEMICHDGFMPEFNNEENVRPHYMRYSEEAQKRYVKKTRISWHHYERRIEMLAEDGAIASHLTDRYPECVPSVFIKRKNEDNEAEEEYD